The genomic stretch GTTGTTCGGCACGCTCGCGATCGCCGTCCTGCCCCTGATCGGAGGGTGGGTCGGTCTGACCGACCTCGAGTTCGGTGCCTGGGTGGGGGCGAGCGTGCACGACGTCGGTCAGGTCGTCGCCACGGCGCAGACCGCCGGAGCGGCCGCTCTCGCGATCGCGGTCATCGTCAAGCTCACGCGGGTCCTGATGCTCGCGCCGATCGTGGCGATCACGTCGACCGTGGTTCGCCGACGGGGTGCCGACGCCGGAGCCCGGCCGTCGATCGTGCCGTTGTTCGTCGTCGGCTTCGCCGTCGCGGTCGTCGTCCGGACGGTGATCCCGGTTCCGGAGGCGCTGCTCGCGATCGCGGGGACGGTCCAGTCGGTCCTGCTCGGGCTCGCACTCGTCGGCCTCGGGTCGGGCATCCGCCTCGAGCGCCTCGTCCGCACCGGCGGCCGCGCCTTCCTCGTGGGCCTGGCCTCGTGGATCGTCATCGCCTCGGTGTCCCTGGGCGCCGTGCTCGTGCTGCCCCTGGGGTAGCGGCGGCGTCCCCGCGGGGACGTGGCGGGCGACACGCCCGGGATGCACGAAGTTTGGCCATACCCGTCTCGGGCTGCGTAAAGTAATCACTTGTCACCCCAAAGGTGCGGGCGGAGCGAAGCTTCCCCGGCCCTCAAGTGGGACCAACTTCCAAGTCCTCGAGTTGCTTCACAGCCTCGGACCAAGTGAGTTGCGAACACTGATCAAGATGATGTAGAGTTACGGCTCGTTCCGCAAGGGACGTCGGCACGGTCTCGGCATCGTCGGTCAGTGCAAAAGGTTACAGAACTGCTCAGGGCAAAGGTCTTTCAAGGCTGGGTCCCTGGTGCGTTTGGTCCTTGAG from Frigoribacterium sp. Leaf415 encodes the following:
- a CDS encoding YeiH family protein, whose product is MSPAAVDAPPRTNPVPGLLLAGVAYGVAWGLHLVLPAVPVLTWCVLLGIAAAQVRPLRPVIDGSGKPGLTFASKRLLRIGVVLLGLQLSLVDVAGLGWATVVVVIAILGLTFAVTYLLGRWARLPGDQPLLLAAGFSICGASAIGAMSAVTRDRGKDAATPVALVTLFGTLAIAVLPLIGGWVGLTDLEFGAWVGASVHDVGQVVATAQTAGAAALAIAVIVKLTRVLMLAPIVAITSTVVRRRGADAGARPSIVPLFVVGFAVAVVVRTVIPVPEALLAIAGTVQSVLLGLALVGLGSGIRLERLVRTGGRAFLVGLASWIVIASVSLGAVLVLPLG